The following are encoded together in the Bombus affinis isolate iyBomAffi1 chromosome 6, iyBomAffi1.2, whole genome shotgun sequence genome:
- the LOC126917483 gene encoding mediator of RNA polymerase II transcription subunit 1 isoform X2 yields the protein MDKGKEWQMELLMEKLRSKASTFKPLVETAKNLRMAMLDKRFAIDSAEKSQLQKCLDTLQHSIKVTSLQSMVERLESLTRQLGLKFMMSGPPGTELFISSDMFFLEVLLEPSGVVKDVKIHHEGKNEQQSCDVLVSCLSRGDFLDFTVQLEGLASIYQLNADKKVKCKAFSALQSLEADLGILAQLQTFIKEPFNLVHKSPVGILERRRGGHAMKLTYFVSPYDLIDQENRTCDALNSEIVIKRKIGHSVTVCMEGSTAHKLPTSSIITVNRSPTGKSTPSYAPLTGTNSSVLPACFVLKLAKKMPMCMELVRRIQKVTELECGDISAPHPLLSLIIQHASEGQQDCRNNRGLYVTLPDQQHCYFMTENKNMEGVLVCSIPFTHPAHVPQILVYLRQQALFNTLIASCVRPMARQDPEHATIFEVSALSWQHISVSLEHPFEETMATAELDLTDISALKCKLYGISITNTEQTSDLTGKVLQKCLSIPLTMRILMKSWESRDSLSTMNNLNSGNGSYNVNLGSGKDQNSQNGSGMPDFTNGETKIKQEPGLNNGNGTMGRQQLSQQQQQQQQQQQQQSFLDAGTENSIGFPSYSGQSDTATTAMLNPLQLGALLGQAKNSMTNPMNERTKKARKRKTADGIWRSPKRKGDESAEILLESSSSDSTPLGTPTGGRENLNETRTSTPTSATSLTSGLDFSNLDPTDILGTDKSSDYDIDNESEITEVHDLQDVEELIKRDRKSRKREEKKSPIIFEENKSLVPPSVSITPISSSSLGQTTNYNSVLTGMGLERRPGIEIIPIASSPQTTLPSSITITPIAGPTQSKNLTDERRERKSSKGKSTEDKGKLEKRRKRKREDSPMGPPPDKIPSKQDPLSKPVSVSIKPTESPPNLSSRPSSPAATLRKFSPSPTHTSPLALVGKSSPTLKQSTNKPVQSPKHSPVYSSSPKHTPVPASVSPKHGTSSPKHGSSASTGKPSMSALKSAANSPSSKTTDSGQSKIKSSSSSSKDSNREKERKTSSLAFGGSSGHQSPKTKSSSGKLKQLELIPSGETQSTLPSSGGSTPPSGNSELGKSAIAQQARNRKGSLSAVIDKLKNAQHCTDDGGNGGTKSATSGSGNSSGQKERNVGSSSNKTAEGKCISKNSSMDTKNPAEYMVKHSSDGMKITINKTRTKDSKSGTSLKLSSSSTSVATGTSSSSSTSSTAISGNGSPKTHTGLKPGVSSGPASKKPSSQTSPKLSGSSSSGSGGSSGNKANLIGQKMLSALKSISGSNSGSGNGAGGISVGSSGSSGLLSKNVMSSKSSSSSPKTASSGVTDLSRNRDKSRLSKSSDKSIFPSKGIGDTRKSSPSGLREESESERAFKLLAAHASMSNLSNLPNLPPQLVVEGLMKQLDTKFQIPKLSARANADSSDKKSEKLSMLPDSGKALDNLATKQTSEQGKLQTLSNTSSTASKTASEDQSSQGRRDHVQTKPDNLSMTNAASVINLGTDSTSNLLLPSLSSGSSHDLDVPTNLSMQSTENEPRDKEPPMSRTSTQFLSSSLNSTVVGKDDTSGPVMAVLSKASDSQPNSKSVYPTMMTTGTITSGNGTATTSSGSGTSESLNLSIKPVDVTMTKYKSEEKKQQSSQQSQQQQQSQPPQPQQQQSQQQTSQSQQSQQQQIQTPQVPSSGGSSSSSSLGTTMSSEGSSSTMKPPGTEIPTTTSQEAAEMLLDFSTPKEVAKSLNFTSIPERAMTQAASVRRNTPPPPPPAFPASPSVSVHIVKSPAPSPRVIPPSPHSASPCITDDELMDEALVGMGK from the exons ATGGATAAGGGAAAAGAGTGGCAGATGGAATTGCTTATGGAAAAATTACGTTCCAAAGCTTCTACATTCAAACCTTTGGTGGAAACCGCCAAAAACTTACGAATGGCTATGTTG gaTAAAAGGTTTGCAATTGATAGTGCGGAGAAAAGCCAACTACAAAAATGTTTGGATACTTTGCAACATTCCATTAAAGTAACGTCTTTACAATCCATGGTAGAACGTTTGGAGAGTTTAACTAGACAATTAGG CTTAAAGTTTATGATGTCTGGTCCACCAGGCACAGAATTGTTTATCTCCTCTGATATGTTCTTTTTGGAGGTTCTTTTGGAGCCATCTGGTGTAGTTAAAGATGTTAAAATTCATCACGAAGGGAAAAACGAACAACAG AGCTGTGACGTATTGGTATCTTGCTTGTCAAGAGGAGACTTTCTTGATTTTACAGTACAATTAGAAGGTTTAGCTTCAATATATCAACTAAATGCTGATAAGAAGGTAAAATGTAAAGCATTTAGTGCTTTACAGTCACTGGAGGCTGATCTGGGTATCTTAGCTCAATTGCAAACATTTATAAAAGAACCTTTTAATCTTGTTCATAAAAGCCCAGTTG GAATCCTTGAACGAAGAAGAGGTGGTCATGCTATGAAGCTGACATACTTTGTTTCTCCTTATGATTTAATAGATCAGGAGAATCGTACCTGTGATGCATTGAATTCAGAAATAGTTATCAAGCGGAAGATTGGTCATTCCGTTACTGTTTGTATGGAAGGTTCGACTGCTCACAAGTTGCCTACATCTAGTATCATAACTGTAAATAGAAGTCCTACAGGAAAAAG TACTCCATCATATGCTCCGTTAACTGGTACAAATTCGTCGGTATTACCCGCTTGCTTTGTATTGAAGCTCGCCAAGAAAATGCCGATGTGCATGGAACTAGTGCGTAGGATACAGAAAGTAACAGAATTAGAATGTGGAGACATATCCGCTCCTCATCCATTACTTAGTTTAATTATTCAACATGCCAGTGAAGGACAACAGGATTGTCGGAATAACAGAGGACTTTATGTT ACTTTACCGGATCAACAGCACTGTTATTTCATGACAGAGAACAAAAATATGGAAGGTGTGTTAGTGTGTAGTATTCCTTTCACTCATCCGGCGCATGTTCCACAAATCTTGGTATACTTGCGTCAACAAGCGCTCTTTAATACGTTAATCGCTAGTTGCGTTAGACCTATGGCTCGGCAAGATCCAGAACATGCAACTATATTCGAAGTAAGCGCTTTATCATGGCAACACATATCGGTAAGTTTGGAGCATCCTTTCGAGGAGACAATGGCAACAGCAGAATTGGACTTGACGGATATCTCTGCGCTTAAGTGCAAATTGTATGGCATAAGTATAACAAACACGGAACAAACGTCAGATCTGACGGGAAAAGTCTTGCAGAAGTGTTTAAGTATACCTCTGACAATGAGAATTCTTATGAAGTCGTGGGAGAGTCGTGACTCTTTAAGTACGATGAACAATCTGAATAGCGGAAATGGAAGCTATAATGTAAATCTCGGTTCCGGAAAAGATCAGAACAGTCAGAATGGTTCCGGGATGCCCGACTTTACTAATGGAGAAACGAAAATCAAACAGGAACCTGGGTTGAATAATGGAAATGGAACAATGGGGAGGCAACAATTGtcgcaacagcagcagcaacaacagcaacaacaacaacagcagtcTTTTTTAGATGCCGGAACGGAGAATAGTATCGGGTTTCCGTCGTATTCCGGCCAATCCGATACCGCGACTACTGCTATGTTAAATCCATTACAATTGGGAGCGTTACTTGGACAGGCAAAAAACTCTATGACCAATCCAATGAATGAACGTACGAAAAAAGCACGTAAACGAAAAACCGCGGATGGTATTTGGCGAAGTCCCAAAAGAAAGGGAGACGAGAGTGCTGAAATATTATTAGAAAGCTCTAGTTCAGATTCTACGCCCCTAGGTACACCAACCGGTGGTAGAGAAAATTTAAACGAAACAAGAACGTCTACGCCAACATCAGCTACGAGCTTAACTAGTGGTTTGGATTTTTCTAATTTGGATCCAACGGATATTTTAGGAACGGATAAGAGCTCCGATTATGACATTGACAACGAAAGCGAGATAACGGAAGTTCACGATTTGCAAGATGTGGAAGAATTGATCAAGCGCGATCGCAAATCGAGGAAGAGAGAGGAGAAAAAGAGCCCGATTATTTTTGAAGAAAACAAAAGTCTGGTGCCGCCATCCGTAAGTATAACGCCAATTTCAAGCAGTAGTTTGGGTCAGACTACGAACTATAACTCTGTACTTACGGGGATGGGTTTGGAAAGGAGGCCAGGCATTGAAATAATACCAATAGCATCGTCACCGCAAACCACTTTACCAAGCTCTATTACCATAACCCCAATAGCTGGGCCGACACAGTCGAAAAATTTGACGGATGAACGTAGAGAACGAAAAAGTTCCAAGGGCAAGTCGACAGAGGATAAGGGGAAGTTGGAAAAAAGGCGTAAGCGTAAGAGAGAGGACAGCCCTATGGGACCGCCGCCGGATAAAATACCATCTAAACAAGATCCTTTGTCGAAACCAGTTTCAGTGAGCATAAAACCGACTGAATCGCCGCCAAATTTGAGTTCACGACCGTCATCACCTGCCGCGACATTACGAAAATTTAGTCCGTCTCCGACGCACACCAGTCCACTTGCTCTCGTAGGTAAGTCCAGTCCTACATTGAAACAGTCAACAAACAAGCCAGTGCAAAGTCCAAAGCACTCTCCGGTCTATAGCAGTAGTCCCAAACATACGCCAGTACCTGCGAGTGTGAGTCCGAAACACGGCACTTCGTCACCAAAGCACGGCAGTTCAGCGAGCACCGGTAAGCCGAGTATGTCTGCGCTGAAATCTGCGGCGAATTCACCATCTAGTAAAACCACTGATTCTGGACaatcaaaaataaaatcttcgtcgtcgtcgagcAAAGACTCCAAtcgagagaaggagagaaaaacATCGTCTTTAGCCTTCGGTGGATCGAGTGGTCATCAGAGTCCGAAGACGAAGTCTTCCAGTGGTAAGTTAAAACAACTGGAATTAATTCCTAGCGGGGAAACGCAGTCTACTTTGCCTAGTAGTGGAGGCAGCACACCACCATCGGGCAATTCTGAACTTGGAAAGTCAGCCATCGCTCAACAAGCGAGAAATAGAAAGGGCTCGTTGAGTGCCGTTATCGATAAGCTGAAGAACGCTCAGCATTGTACGGATGATGGTGGCAACGGTGGGACGAAGTCAGCAACTAGTGGAAGTGGTAATTCAAGCGgtcagaaagaaagaaacgttggaAGCTCCTCGAATAAGACCGCAGAAGGAAAGTGTATTAGTAAAAATTCATCTATGGATACGAAAAATCCTGCAGAGTATATGGTAAAGCATAGTTCCGATGGAATGAAGATAACAATTAATAAAACTCGAACGAAAGATTCCAAGTCTGGTACGAGTCTTAAATTGTCTTCTTCCTCGACGTCTGTCGCTACTGGAACGTCTTCGAGTTCGTCCACGTCGTCGACAGCCATATCAGGTAATGGTTCTCCGAAAACACACACTGGTTTGAAGCCAGGGGTAAGTTCCGGTCCTGCATCAAAGAAACCATCGTCTCAAACATCCCCAAAGCTATCTGGATCCTCCTCTTCCGGTTCTGGCGGTAGTAGTGGAAACAAAGCAAATCTCATAGGACAAAAGATGTTGTCTGCCTTGAAGTCTATTTCAGGGTCGAATTCTGGAAGCGGTAACGGAGCTGGAGGAATCAGTGTTGGGAGTAGCGGTAGTAGTGGATTACTTTCTAAAAATGTGATGTCCTCTAAATCTTCTTCGAGTTCTCCGAAAACAGCAAGTTCCGGTGTGACGGATCTCAGTCGAAATCGTGATAAATCCCGATTATCAAAGTCTAGCGACAAAAGTATATTTCCTTCAAAAGGAATCGGGGATACTAGAAAATCAAGTCCGTCAGGATTACGAGAGGAGAGCGAGAGCGAAAGAGCGTTCAAGCTGCTGGCTGCTCACGCTTCCATGTCGAATCTATCGAATTTGCCCAATTTACCGCCGCAGTTAGTCGTCGAAGGTCTCATGAAACAGTTAGATACTAAATTCCAGATACCCAAATTGTCCGCTAGAGCTAACGCAGACTCTAGCGACAAGAAATCAGAGAAATTATCCATGCTTCCAGATAGTGGAAAAGCGTTGGACAATCTTGCCACGAAACAGACGTCGGAACAGGGGAAACTACAAACTTTATCGAACACGTCGAGCACCGCTTCTAAGACAGCCTCAGAGGATCAATCGAGCCAGGGTAGAAGAGACCATGTACAAACGAAACCTGACAATCTTTCCATGACAAACGCTGCCTCCGTAATAAATCTCGGTACGGATAGTACCAGTAACCTTCTACTTCCTAGTTTATCTAGTGGAAGCTCGCACGATTTGGACGTTCCTACGAATCTCTCGATGCAGTCAACCGAGAACGAACCCCGCGACAAAGAGCCACCGATGAGTAGGACTAGCACGCAATTTCTGAGTAGCAGTTTAAATTCCACTGTTGTTGGTAAAGACGATACCAGTGGTCCGGTAATGGCCGTTCTATCCAAAGCATCTGATTCACAGCCTAATAGTAAATCCGTCTACCCCACGATGATGACGACAGGCACGATAACTAGCGGAAATGGTACAGCTACAACGAGTTCCGGTAGCGGAACCTCAGAAAGCTTGAATCTAAGTATCAAGCCAGTGGACGTTACGATGACAAAGTACAAATCCGAGGAGAAGAAGCAACAATCATCGCAGCAGtctcagcagcagcaacagTCTCAACCACCTCAGCCGCAACAGCAACAATCTCAACAACAAACGTCACAGTCACAACAGTCTCAGCAGCAACAAATACAAACACCGCAAGTTCCGTCTTCCGGAGGATCTTCCTCTTCGTCTTCGTTGGGAACAACGATGTCTTCGGAGGGTTCGTCAAGTACGATGAAGCCTCCTGGCACCGAGATACCCACAACGACGTCTCAAGAAGCTGCTGAAATGCTTCTGGACTTTTCTACGCCGAAGGAAGTAGCTAAGAGCCTGAACTTCACCAGTATTCCCGAGCGGGCCATGACCCAGGCAGCTTCGGTTCGCAGGAACACGCCACCACCTCCACCGCCTGCTTTTCCAGCAAGTCCTTCCGTGAGTGTGCACATCGTGAAAAGTCCTGCACCCTCGCCGAGGGTCATCCCGCCCTCGCCTCACTCCGCTTCGCCGTGCATCACCGATGACGAGCTGATGGACGAGGCGCTGGTGGGAATGGGCAAATGA